The nucleotide sequence CACAaagtaagctttaaaatatactaattcaCACATGTCAGGTAACACAATGTAAgctttaaaatatactaattcaCACATGTCAGGTAACACAACGTAAgctttaaaatatactaattcaCACATGTCAGGTAACACAaagtaagctttaaaatatactaattcaCACATGTCAGGTAACACAaagtaagctttaaaatatactaattcaCACATGTCAGGTTACACAaagtaagctttaaaatatactaattcaCACATGTCAGGTAACACAaagtaagctttaaaatatactaattcaCACATGTCAGGTTACACAAAGTAAGCCTTAAAATATACTAATTCACACGTCAGGTAACACAaagtaagctttaaaatatactaattcaCACATATCAGGTAACACAaagtaagctttaaaatatactaattaacACATGTCAGGTAACACAaagtaagctttaaaatatacatcttCATTACCCAGAAAATGATCCTATTAGACACGAGAGAAAGCCCCACTATGAGATGAGATATTTCTACTCAACATGAAGTGTCAAGCAATAGAAATAATTACCAAATTATACTAGCTAATCCCTGTACTTAATCAACAATATCCTGCTATAATAAAGACAATTCTTATTTTACACACATACAGGATGTCCTTGAAGAGGAACCACATGGTGAAAGAGTTAGGGTTTAGATCACCACGAGAACCCACAAGAAATTTTATGGGTTCTGAAAAACTAAAATCCCTCTCAAATCCAAAACGTGTGAAATAGAATATTCTGTATATGTGATTTGTTCAAAGGAATCCTTTACAACATAAATTTGATATCCAAGAACAGTCTTTTCATGGTGCAGACATCCTGCATACAGACTTCACTATCCGCATGTTACAAGGATATGAATAAAGTGTAACAGGTAGAGTTTAGAATcattgtatgtattgactattggAAATCCAAACTCTCATCTCTTTACACAACCTAAGAAAACAGAGAAGTTTTCAAATTAGTTTCAAAGTATGATATTGTCATGAATTCCAAATCTATAAGAATAGAAAGTACCATTGAACTCAGCAAATGACAGAGGTAAATGTATATAATACCACAACAGCTTCAATGAAAACACAGAAGAAAGaacatgtttattttcaaaaggaAATTACAATGGTGAGAAATAACCTCAGATAAATATTATAGTAGACCAAAAAACACTCAGGGAGCTCAATAAAACACACCTACAAACAGAACGATTTCGTGAGACATTCAAAGGGCAAACAAGCAATTTATTTGTGACCAATATTGTCAACAGAAAACATTTGGAAAGGcaggaaaaaattaaaatgcttCAGGGAATGGTAAAATATCTCTTAAAACATGGAAACCAAAGAAACTGAACACTTTACAATGAACTATAGTGTAGTAATGatgtaaaaaaatgaagaacattaaAAAGTTACATTGCTACTGCCTTTTTGACCCTATTGTAGTGGTGTACAGAATAGTTCAACTAATTAAGTAGCTGTAGCTGTTGTTCTGTGTCATTGTACATAACTACAACTGTTGTAATGTACAATGACACACAACTAAAGAACAGTTCAACTAACTAAGTAGCTGTAGCTGTTGTTCTGTGTCATTGTACATAACTACAACTGTTGTAATGTACAATGACACACAACTAAAGAACAGTTCAACTAAGTACCTGTAGCTGTTGTTCTGTGTCATTGTACATAACTACAACTGTTGTAATGTACAATGACACACAACTAAAGAACAGTTCAACTAATTAAGTAGCTGTAGCTGTTGTTCTGTGTCATTGTACATAACTACAACTGTTGTAATGTACAATGACACACAACTAAAGAACAGTTCAACTAAGTACCTGTAGCTGTTGTTCTGTGTCATTGTACATAACTATAACTGTTGTAATGTACAATGACACACAACTAAAGAACAGTTCAACTAAGTACCTGTAGCTGTTGTTCTGTGTCATTGTACATAACTATAACTGTTGTAATGTACAATGACACAGAACTAAAGAACAGTTCAAATAATTAAGTATCTATCATCTTTGTTTCTATTACAGTAAAGTacaataaagaacaataataGCTTAAGCTATACTTAAGCACATTAATAACGTAACATAATTATTAAGACAAACCATCAGAATCGTTTTCTGAATCCAAAACAGGATCCAACTGGATTGGTGTGATTTTGATTTCACAATGGCACACACAACACCGAGGAGTTGTATCAGAAAGTTCAAGTTTCTTGTAGGCTTTTATTAAGTTAACTGACTCTTTGTCACCTAGAAGTTTCACTAGTTTCTCTAAAACAGCAACATTCCACTCTGTTAAGATATCTCTATCTTCAAGAAGTTGGATCAGTTCTTTCATACTTGTAACCTCTTTTAGGGCTCGCCATGATTCAGACTCTTGTCTAAAAGCTTCTCTAATTCCATCATCCACACAAAtcaattctatatttttcaaGACTTTCGACTTTAAATTTTCATATGGTGAAAGCGCAGCAGTCATTATTagtctataaatataaaaaaaaagttaaaccattaacagaaatatataccCAATAAAGCAAGTTCGTTGAAACTACTTAAACTTCCATATATGATAGTTACAGTGATAAAACCTTATGTTGGTACCCATTACACTAGTAATCCACTGAGGATTTTAACATTACTAATGAGTGATTGGGATAATACACTTGTTTCATTGATAGTTATAGTGATAAAACCTTATGTTGGTATCCATTACACCAGTAACAAACTGAGGATTTTAACATTACTAATGAGTGATTGGGATAATACACTTGTTTCATTGATAGTTATAGTGATAAAACCTTATGTTGGTATCCATTACACCAGTAACAAACTGAGGATTTTAACATTACTAATGAGTGATTGGGATAATACACTTGTTTCATTGATAGTTACAGTGATAAAACCTTATGTTGGTACCCATTACACCAGTAATCCACTGAGGATTTCAACATTACTAATGAGTGATTGGGATAATACACTTGTTTCATTGATAGTTACAGTGATAAAACCTTATGTTGGTACCCATTACACTAGTAATCCACTGAGGATTTTAACATTACTAATGAGTGATTGGGATAATACACTTGTTTCATTGATAGTTACAGTGATAAAACCTTATGTTGGTATCCATTACACCAGTAAACcactataaatacaattttaaacatcAAACCTTTTATCAATACTAGGAACATGGTGACATGAACTAATCATGATCTTATACAGGTTGTGCTGTGTTGCTGTATCTCCCAACTCGTTAACTACAGGTAGCTTGTTAGCAAAACTCAATCCAGAGTTCCTATTACGATTACTTCTAGACGATCAGAGTTGAAGCAACTAACAGTGACAAAAAGAGAAAAGACATCATCCTATCTATACAAGTTACTGCTTAATCAAATGAGGCTGAAGTTATAGATTTGGAATATCTGGATTTTCAGGAAGCAAATGACaagatgccacataaaaggcttgtaaagaaaattatctccATATAGAAGTGGGATATAATTTAACTAagtggatagaagagtggctttatggaagaaagcagaagattgttacaaatggagtcCAGTGAAAcaggattaatgtcacaagtggaggACCTCAGAGCTCATCTCTGGAATGGATTGCCTTTAGGTGTTTTGGAAGCAGTAAATTAAGTGAGTTTAAAGAAAAGCTTGATAGGTACATGAATGGTAAGAACAGGCCATAAGACtgttaaaattaatagttttagtttaagaGTGGAACAGTTGAAATGGATCAATTGATCCcaagttgttttaaatatatccCATAAATCCTTCACCAATCTTCTCTACATGAACTGATAAGTaactaataaaaacacattttaacatcACTTATAATGTTGATAATGCTTTTCATTAAACATATtgcaattaaaaatgtttaagtaatcAGTCAGCTTGATATAAGTAGGataaacagtaataacatatAACAAAGGTTTGAATCATTGGATATTTTGCAGTCATCTAACAGACTACCATACTTAGCAAATAGTAAACTTAACTAATTTgaggatattattattttacttaaaaacacaacaaaaagatCTCATGTTCACACACTGCAACTCAATAAAACCATAGCGTAGctcttaaaaagaaaaatactttgtGCATAAAATGTGAAAGCCACCTGATACTCTGGAactaaacaagtaaaagaaagccaCCTAGAActtaacaagtaaaagaaagcTACCTGGAACTTAACAAGTAAAGGAAAGCCACCTGATACTCTGGAActtaacaagtaaaagaaagccacctgatactctggaactaaacaagtaaaagaaagtCACCTAGAActtaacaagtaaaagaaagcTACCTGGAActtaacaagtaaaagaaagccacctgatactctggaacttaacaagtaaaagaaagccacctgatactctggaacttaacaagtaaaagaaagccacctgatactctggaactaaacaagtaaaagaaagtCACCTAGAActtaacaagtaaaagaaagcTACCTGGAACTTAACAAGTAAAGGAAAGCCACCTGATACTCTGGAActtaacaagtaaaagaaagccacctgatacactggaacttaacaagtaaaagaaagccaCCCGATACTCTGGAAATTAGCAAGTAAAAGAAAGCCACCCGATACTCTGgaaattaacaagtaaaagaaagccacctgatactctggaaattaacaagtaaaagaaagccacctgatactctggaacttgacaagtaaaagaaagccacctgatactctggaacttgacaagtaaaagaaagccacctgatactctggaacttgacaagtaaaagaaagccacctgatactctggaacttgacaagtaaaagaaagccacctgatactctggaacttgacaagtaaaagaaagccacctgatactctggaacttaacaagtaaaagaaagccacctgatactctggaaattaacaagtaaaagaaagccacctgatactctggaacttgacaagtaaaagaaagccacctgatactctggaacttgacaagtaaaagaaagccacctgatactctggaacttgacaagtaaaagaaagccacctgatactctggaacttaacaagtaaaagaaagccacctgatactctggaaattaacaagtaaaagaaagccaCCTAGAACTTAACAAGCAAAGGAAAGCCACCTGGAACTTAACAAGTAAAGGAAATCCACCTGGAACTTAACAAGTAAAGGAAAGCCACCTGGAACTTAACAAGTAAAGGAAAGCCACCTGGAACTTAACAAGTTATTGCtttaagtgaaaatatttaatatatttccacctttttaaattagtttttcaaactattattattatttttctttacctcTTTCTTCACATTGTTTCTTGCAACAGCTACACAATGTtcttattgataatttatttctactttaacATGTACTGGACACAGATGGAAAAAAGCATTTGACGTTTGACTGAAAACATTCTCAGTgtaagaaaattttgtttgtttctaagtgcaagacaaagctacaaaaagagaTATTGATGTTATACTCACCACAAACATCAAAACCTTATTTCTTAGCATTGCAAGCCCTTAGATTaacactgagccactggagagcaTGAACAATGGGAAGAGGAGGTAACCATAAGAAAATATGGTCTGACTTTACCTTGTtgtactttataatattaaaataatccatgatgatgagaaaacccaattgtagagaaaattatatatgtaaaaacagctacatagtgccttctctacccataccagccatttttacacagataatattaaaataattatgttgaaGAACAACTACAGGACTAGGTTTCATGAACTATAACTAAAACACTATTACCAACtacaatacagtaaaaacaaacctTAAGCAACTTATTTAGACCAGTGGCAATTTTCCCAGTTTCTTTCTCACTTCTTCTGCATACCTATGAATTACCTTCCTCTCTCTAGAAAGTCCTTCACATTTTACATACTTCTGAAAATTTCTGTACCTCCTTCTTATGCAGTCTTATCCATGAAGTTTTAAGAACCAAGAACTTTGCaagtttatcaaaaaatattataaaatggtatttatataaatgtttcttctCATTTTGTTTGGCTATGTAACAATACGAAATAGATGAAATGCAGTATGTCCAGGCTGGATGTTGAGTTCAGGAAGAAAGACATTCAACAGTGTCCTGATACCTACATTCTAGCAAGTCAAAAGGCATtgagttcaaaacaaacatatcttcatATTCTAATGAATTAATGAGCTTTATATCCTAAATAACAAATTACTGCCAGTTATTTCACATTTCAAGAAATTGTAGAGCTTGGAGTCTCAGGCAAATACATCTTCACcaattttttcatatttcatcattatttttgATAGACGTGCATGACCTAATTTACCCTTATCATCTACATTTCAGTCAAACATTCAAACTCTAGAAACAGATTTGAAAACACCATCAACTCTTCTCACACAAGTCATGCTTTTCCAGTTTTCAAATCCCTTCACTACTTTACATTACTCAACACAGTAGTTAATTTTGCAAATTCAGGTCCAATCATGAATACTTACCAGGCCTTCTGAATAAGACAATAAACACTCTATCAAGTTTACAACATCCATGCACAAATCAAATTCAATGTTTATAAAGAAGGAAAGGTTGTTGTCACTCTCATATCTTCATAGAGTTTTTAttcttttgcttttaaaattttgttagagTTGTAATATGGAAgtggagttttttgttttttttatatactcaGACAAGGTTTGTGGTGatcagaaacccacttgaagtaaaaatctatctcaagatggctggtatgggtattaacacttttattaaaataaagtagttgGTTGGTTGGCATTTTATAGTGCAAAGCAACTGAGCTATCTATGCTAAACAGCCagtacaacaaacaaaataaaattattagaattcaaaaaaggaatcatattaaaacaaaatataatttttgaattaaaaatttcaaTCGTATTAAAAAGGCCAAAAGcccataaaaactaaaaaatatttgtaaggtgaacagtgtcatTATCACCAAAGGGTCCAGCATCAGgggtaaaccttgggacaaaacatgtctaaaatggtgttgTCATTTAGAGTCATAACAACAGtgtgacagtaaaatgtggactgtTGTGACCTGAATGTCACACAGACaatacactggtgcatcagtctcaaataaaaaaaaatgatcagttaaaaaactgtgaccaatgcatagtctagttaggacagcTTCTTTCTGATCCTCGtggaaacaagacggccaaagttcaaCAGAAGGTTTCATCTGGaaaatgttttcatgttgttcactccaagttgactgccaactaaCACTGAGCTGAGCCtcgaatacaggaccatagtttaTGTATGGAACTGGCACAGCAGTGACAGCACCAGAGAAGACAGACTTAAATGCAATGTCAAAGAACTCATTCCTGCAAACACCaaagtggcctggtatccagaaaaactggatataagttgatgttaaaaagaaatggaccagtcagttttgaatatcagtgagaatagggtgagaactaataTGAAGCAGTTCCAGGACCAGTACAGAGCTAAGTGAGTCACTATAAATAGTATAATTTGAGTACTACTTAgtttctatgtgattcagggcaagagaaatggtgtacagttcagcagtgaacacagaatctGTAGAGGGGATACTGTGTGCAACCACAACAtatcatggcagagcccacagactcacttgattttgaaccatccatataaattgggaTGGAATGATGGGTtcaaagatgttcagcaaatgaAAGACACTACTTCCAATCAGAggtttttctcagatgactcaaagtgAGGTTGAACATgggaatggtaataagccatggtgagatgggctgacaaGTAGATACAGCAGTGTCATCTAAGAACAGATCCAATTCATTCAaatgcacctggatacaaaggccaaaaggaacaacggcagattgtctgttctgaaaaagaatGATCTACTGAGGAAGGaagacacaaccccaggtggaatgctgtGGTAAATACTGAGGTTTTGAAGAatacaataaagacagttgcaaatggcagaggtgtagaggagattcatgagactctgtgtacaaactctgaactGAAGAGGTGCAGAAATCCTCCATGCATAGCTGaagcccctgatgatgaatgCAGTCCAGCATCTTCAATGCCAAGGttctgacagagccatagacccACAGTCCAGTTTTGACTGAATGAGAGtgcaatatatctttagcacagta is from Tachypleus tridentatus isolate NWPU-2018 chromosome 2, ASM421037v1, whole genome shotgun sequence and encodes:
- the LOC143238216 gene encoding uncharacterized protein LOC143238216 → MTAALSPYENLKSKVLKNIELICVDDGIREAFRQESESWRALKEVTSMKELIQLLEDRDILTEWNVAVLEKLVKLLGDKESVNLIKAYKKLELSDTTPRCCVCHCEIKITPIQLDPVLDSENDSDEMESAMLYISRNYGSRWKHLARALKVREGDIDSVICDYPGDTCEQIYQALCRWKEEHARANMDVLLERSGNLPANGMIWLKNCRMAIIYINVFLGQGQTSDFP